Proteins from a genomic interval of Coleofasciculus sp. FACHB-T130:
- a CDS encoding ketosteroid isomerase family protein, translating into MTPADDLVLTSKSESTTELTIAGITEPVMLRYFETMNAGDFEATAALFAEDGEMNPPFESPIVGPDAIASYLQAEAKGMTLSPREGISETLEDGNTQIQVGGKVQTPVFGVNVSWIFILNPQRQIIFTRIKLLASPQELLNLRR; encoded by the coding sequence ATGACACCAGCTGACGATCTAGTTTTAACTTCCAAATCTGAATCCACCACCGAGCTGACAATTGCAGGAATAACAGAGCCTGTCATGCTGCGCTATTTTGAAACGATGAATGCAGGCGACTTTGAGGCAACTGCTGCTTTATTTGCAGAGGATGGGGAAATGAATCCCCCATTTGAGTCGCCGATTGTGGGACCTGATGCGATCGCATCTTACCTGCAAGCAGAAGCCAAGGGCATGACTCTCTCCCCCCGTGAAGGAATTTCCGAAACCCTAGAAGACGGCAACACGCAGATTCAGGTTGGTGGTAAGGTACAAACTCCCGTTTTTGGCGTCAATGTCTCCTGGATATTTATCCTCAATCCACAGCGTCAAATTATTTTTACCCGGATCAAACTATTAGCATCTCCCCAAGAGTTACTGAACTTACGCCGTTGA
- the queG gene encoding tRNA epoxyqueuosine(34) reductase QueG, with the protein MRSPSNLVKVPISSREVKQKAFELGFHKAGIAAVDGAEVKVQRLQAWLAQGYQADMEWMANPKRQDIHLVMPEVRSLICVTLNYYTPHQRPEGKEYAKISRYGWGRDYHKILHKKLKALTAWLQEQGEGISARYYADTGPVQDKVWAQQAGIGWIAKNGNLITREYGSWVFLGEVLTNLDLTPDLPHTEHCGTCTRCIDACPTGAITQPFVVDANRCIAYHTIENRAEKLPDALSEAMPLAKRNKASATASPLQGWVAGCDICQDVCPWNQRFAQPTDVEEFQPYSGNVAPLLTELAEISDEEWDRRFPASALRRIKPEMLRRNARANLEAKASPDA; encoded by the coding sequence ATGCGATCGCCATCAAACCTTGTGAAAGTACCCATCAGTAGTCGCGAAGTGAAGCAAAAAGCCTTTGAGTTGGGATTCCACAAGGCAGGAATCGCGGCTGTAGATGGGGCAGAAGTGAAAGTACAGCGGTTGCAGGCATGGCTGGCACAAGGCTATCAGGCGGACATGGAATGGATGGCGAATCCTAAGCGGCAAGATATCCATCTAGTCATGCCAGAAGTACGATCGCTGATTTGTGTTACCCTCAACTATTACACGCCTCACCAGCGTCCCGAAGGTAAGGAATACGCCAAAATCTCCCGCTATGGCTGGGGACGGGATTATCACAAGATCCTGCATAAAAAGCTGAAAGCACTCACCGCTTGGCTGCAAGAGCAGGGCGAGGGCATCTCTGCGCGTTACTATGCTGATACTGGCCCCGTGCAAGATAAAGTTTGGGCACAGCAAGCTGGAATTGGCTGGATTGCCAAGAATGGAAATTTGATTACGCGCGAGTATGGTTCTTGGGTATTTTTAGGGGAAGTCTTGACCAACCTCGACTTAACGCCTGACTTGCCCCATACTGAACACTGTGGCACTTGCACTCGTTGTATAGATGCTTGTCCCACGGGTGCAATTACCCAGCCCTTTGTTGTAGACGCCAATCGGTGCATCGCTTACCACACAATTGAGAATCGGGCAGAAAAATTACCAGATGCGCTAAGCGAAGCGATGCCGTTAGCAAAGCGGAACAAAGCGTCAGCGACTGCATCTCCTCTGCAAGGCTGGGTTGCAGGTTGCGATATCTGCCAAGATGTTTGTCCGTGGAATCAGCGTTTTGCTCAGCCTACGGATGTTGAAGAGTTTCAGCCGTATTCTGGAAATGTAGCTCCCCTTCTAACCGAATTAGCGGAAATTTCCGATGAAGAGTGGGATCGTCGGTTTCCCGCCTCAGCGCTGCGGCGGATAAAACCGGAGATGTTGCGGCGTAATGCTAGGGCAAATTTGGAAGCAAAAGCATCACCCGACGCCTGA
- a CDS encoding HAD-IA family hydrolase: protein MTVKVIIFDFDGTIADSLDAVVNITNRLAVEFGHQPVSLEDIEKIKNLSSSQIIKFSGVSIFKLPFLLRKVRTRLHNQVQDLKPFPGIKETFTELKNLGYRLGIITSNSKENVSIFLKQNDFIDLFDFIYSAPTIFGKHKVINSFSKKQDMQINEMVYVGDETRDIEAARKSRIKVISVSWGFNSKEVLAKHHPDFLIDKPSELLEVIGSLQKQPV, encoded by the coding sequence ATGACCGTAAAAGTCATAATCTTTGATTTCGATGGCACAATCGCTGATAGCCTTGATGCCGTCGTGAATATTACTAATCGTTTAGCCGTAGAATTCGGGCATCAGCCAGTCAGTCTAGAAGATATCGAAAAGATTAAAAATTTAAGTTCTAGCCAAATTATTAAATTTTCTGGGGTTTCTATCTTTAAGTTACCCTTTCTACTGAGGAAAGTTAGAACAAGATTACATAATCAGGTTCAAGATTTAAAACCTTTTCCAGGTATTAAAGAAACTTTTACAGAGTTGAAAAATCTGGGGTACCGATTAGGGATTATAACATCTAATTCCAAGGAAAATGTTTCGATTTTTTTGAAGCAGAATGATTTTATAGACTTATTTGATTTTATTTATTCAGCCCCAACGATTTTTGGAAAACACAAAGTAATTAATAGTTTTTCTAAAAAACAAGATATGCAAATTAATGAGATGGTTTATGTTGGAGATGAAACAAGAGATATCGAAGCGGCAAGAAAGAGCCGGATAAAAGTAATTTCAGTTAGTTGGGGTTTTAATTCAAAAGAAGTTTTAGCTAAACATCACCCAGATTTTTTGATTGACAAACCTAGCGAACTATTAGAAGTGATAGGAAGCTTACAAAAACAGCCAGTGTAA
- a CDS encoding restriction endonuclease subunit R: MTTLNARNLSLDDVHRLLNFQEQYNGSFTPLLSLEPLTEFEQQELLQIWDDFRHYLTAGKVLEGQVKLLSVAPLLRLAGFYRYPIHISLEEGIADINITDEDTIITGRLDILAVKKTHQTTANVSFWVLVIEAKNSQVEAFTGLPQLLTYAHKSLEHQTSVWGLTTNGLRYQLVYIQRGNPPTYLLMPELNLIDSERLTQLLQVLKAICKVIG; the protein is encoded by the coding sequence ATGACAACTCTCAACGCCCGCAATTTATCTCTAGATGATGTTCATCGTCTTTTAAACTTTCAGGAGCAGTACAATGGTTCTTTCACACCGTTGTTATCTTTAGAACCTCTAACAGAGTTTGAACAGCAAGAACTATTACAAATTTGGGATGACTTTCGCCACTATTTAACAGCAGGAAAAGTGCTGGAAGGACAGGTAAAGCTTCTTAGCGTTGCTCCGTTACTGCGATTAGCTGGCTTTTACCGCTACCCTATCCACATTAGCTTGGAAGAGGGTATCGCAGATATCAATATCACAGATGAAGACACCATCATTACAGGACGGTTGGATATTTTAGCCGTCAAGAAAACTCACCAGACAACAGCTAACGTATCTTTTTGGGTTTTGGTCATTGAAGCTAAAAACAGTCAGGTTGAAGCTTTCACGGGTCTTCCTCAACTCCTTACCTATGCCCATAAAAGTTTAGAACATCAAACATCCGTTTGGGGACTAACGACAAACGGGCTGCGATATCAATTAGTGTATATTCAGCGGGGAAATCCCCCGACTTATCTGCTAATGCCAGAGTTGAACTTGATTGATTCTGAACGTTTAACCCAATTACTACAAGTTCTCAAAGCTATCTGTAAAGTCATAGGCTAG
- a CDS encoding ATP-binding cassette domain-containing protein, giving the protein MAQVVIENVYKSFSGRQGEVVAAIAPEPLLTPVDEGSLVVDDKPSSPSGATNVLRRINLTVQDGEFMVLVGPSGCGKSTLLRLIAGLEELTGGNIRVGDTLVNDLPPKERDIAMVFQNYALYPHMTVYDNIAFGLRRTGHKGAGKQENGGAEEGNASLSPQSSLPIWAENLLVEMTRSLPKHLRYIPEREKAINEQVRTVAQLLQIEPLLNRLPKQLSGGQKQRVALGRAIARNPQVFLMDEPLSNLDAKLRAETRAQIVKLQRQLGTTTIYVTHDQTEAMTMGDRIAVMNHGKIQQIAAPLELYNQPANRFVAEFIGSPPMNFLPVQVKAPLLITHSQFRLTLPDVWASALQKYDGQSLTLGIRPEHLIVGVPAPKNLQVRVDLVEALGNETYLSATLLESAIAYPLQVRIPPDKAVRIGDRLWLSLMPEKIHFFDPQTGIAIPSR; this is encoded by the coding sequence GTGGCACAAGTTGTTATAGAAAACGTTTACAAAAGCTTTTCCGGTCGTCAAGGGGAAGTCGTCGCAGCGATCGCTCCTGAACCTCTGCTGACGCCAGTCGATGAGGGGTCGCTGGTTGTAGATGACAAACCTTCGTCTCCGTCTGGAGCAACAAATGTCTTGCGACGGATTAACCTGACGGTGCAAGATGGCGAGTTTATGGTGTTGGTAGGCCCTTCAGGCTGTGGCAAAAGTACCCTGTTGCGGCTGATTGCGGGACTGGAAGAATTAACGGGGGGCAATATCCGGGTGGGGGACACTCTCGTGAACGATTTGCCGCCAAAGGAACGAGACATCGCAATGGTGTTTCAAAATTATGCCCTCTATCCCCACATGACGGTGTATGACAACATTGCCTTTGGACTGCGGCGCACGGGGCACAAAGGCGCGGGGAAGCAGGAAAATGGGGGCGCAGAGGAGGGGAATGCTTCACTCAGTCCACAGTCCTCTTTGCCCATCTGGGCGGAAAATCTGTTGGTGGAAATGACGCGATCGCTTCCCAAGCATCTTCGCTACATACCCGAACGCGAGAAAGCGATTAACGAGCAGGTGCGGACAGTGGCTCAATTGTTGCAAATTGAGCCGCTCCTAAACAGGTTGCCAAAACAACTATCGGGGGGGCAAAAGCAGCGAGTCGCATTGGGACGAGCGATCGCTCGCAATCCTCAAGTATTTTTGATGGATGAACCCCTCTCAAACTTAGATGCCAAACTTCGGGCAGAAACTCGCGCCCAAATTGTTAAATTGCAGCGACAGCTTGGCACGACAACCATTTACGTTACTCACGACCAAACAGAAGCGATGACAATGGGCGATCGCATCGCGGTGATGAATCACGGAAAAATCCAGCAAATCGCTGCACCGTTGGAACTTTACAACCAGCCAGCCAACCGTTTTGTCGCCGAATTCATTGGTTCGCCACCGATGAACTTTTTGCCGGTGCAAGTGAAAGCACCTCTCCTCATTACCCATTCTCAATTTCGGCTCACTCTCCCCGATGTTTGGGCGTCAGCACTGCAAAAATACGATGGGCAATCCCTGACTTTAGGCATCCGTCCCGAACACTTGATCGTTGGCGTTCCTGCCCCCAAAAATCTCCAGGTGCGAGTAGATTTGGTGGAAGCACTAGGCAACGAAACTTATTTATCTGCCACTCTCCTAGAGTCAGCGATCGCATATCCCTTACAGGTACGCATTCCACCAGACAAAGCGGTGCGAATTGGCGATCGCTTGTGGTTATCGCTGATGCCAGAGAAAATTCATTTCTTCGATCCACAGACTGGCATCGCAATTCCCTCGCGTTAG
- the gyrA gene encoding DNA topoisomerase (ATP-hydrolyzing) subunit A, whose protein sequence is MAKQLNLLATGQIIPTPLHAEMQRSYLEYAMSVIVGRALPDVRDGLKPVHRRILYAMHELGLTPDRPYRKCARVVGDVLGKYHPHGDQAVYDALVRLVQEFSSRYPLLGGHGNFGSVDNDPPAAMRYTETRLAAISHEALLSEIGEATVDFIGNFDNSQQEPTVLPAQLPVLLLNGCAGIAVGMATNVPPHNLGEVVDGLIALIDQPDLPDGKLWKLVPGPDFPTGGEIVGTEGIREAYSTGRGSITVRGVAQIEEIAATRGRHKRTAIVVTELPFQVNKAGWIEKVAELVNQGRIEGIADLRDESDREGMRVVVELKRDTNPHHVLDQLYRQTALCTNFGAILLALVDGQPRQLTLRQLLEEFLKFREQTLTRQYTYELGEAERRIHIVEGLLASLAELDAVIEILRNAADGSTAKLRLQERLNISEVQADAILSMPLRRLTGLERQNLQGEFNELSERIHLLQLLLSDRRELLKALKKDLRSLKRKFTDPRRSKILTEAKELKTQPTEKKPDSKDKSHKSEAKSTQAALLTPEHLEEEAVLEFTQRGYVRRIPKNGNKSASGKGDSSSRPDDFIVKTQVTSTQAELVVLSSGGKAYPVKVGEIPPTGKQSRGTPLIGLLSNSAQTAAETIVSNFFLPENPQSADLILLSEQGRIKRLPLVELANLTSRGITLMKLKEDDRLKYVNLAKTGEQLVLATGGGRLLRLQVNDDHLPLMGRTTMGVQAMRLRRSEQLVGALTLGDDENILIVSQLGYAKRLPMSTIRLANLGDLGTQALHFTSKTDALAAMVAAPAKSQIVLLTSAQRVVRMPVNSVQLRGKDGTGDRILELNPDEKIITVVLCS, encoded by the coding sequence ATGGCGAAACAACTGAACCTTTTGGCAACCGGACAGATCATCCCCACGCCTTTACACGCGGAGATGCAACGGTCTTACCTTGAATATGCCATGAGTGTGATCGTCGGGCGTGCATTACCCGATGTCCGCGACGGTTTAAAGCCGGTGCATCGGCGGATTTTGTATGCCATGCACGAACTCGGACTGACGCCAGACCGCCCCTACCGCAAGTGTGCGAGGGTGGTTGGGGATGTTTTGGGCAAATATCACCCACATGGCGACCAGGCGGTTTATGACGCCTTAGTGCGTCTGGTGCAAGAATTTTCCAGCCGCTATCCCCTCCTCGGCGGTCATGGTAACTTTGGCTCGGTGGATAATGACCCACCTGCGGCGATGCGTTACACGGAAACGCGACTGGCTGCAATTAGTCATGAAGCGCTTCTGAGTGAAATTGGCGAAGCCACAGTTGATTTCATCGGCAACTTTGACAATTCCCAACAAGAACCAACCGTACTGCCAGCTCAGCTGCCGGTGTTATTACTCAACGGGTGCGCCGGAATTGCCGTCGGCATGGCAACGAATGTGCCGCCGCACAACTTGGGTGAGGTCGTGGATGGTTTAATTGCCCTAATCGATCAACCCGATCTCCCAGACGGGAAGCTATGGAAGCTAGTTCCGGGGCCAGATTTCCCGACGGGGGGCGAAATTGTCGGGACAGAGGGAATTCGGGAAGCTTACAGCACGGGTCGCGGTAGCATCACCGTGCGGGGAGTCGCCCAGATTGAGGAAATTGCGGCAACTCGGGGACGGCACAAGCGGACGGCAATTGTGGTGACGGAATTGCCTTTTCAGGTGAATAAGGCGGGTTGGATTGAGAAGGTAGCGGAACTGGTCAATCAGGGTCGAATCGAAGGCATCGCGGATCTGCGGGATGAAAGCGATCGCGAAGGAATGCGCGTGGTGGTGGAATTGAAACGAGACACCAATCCTCACCATGTCCTCGATCAACTCTATAGACAAACAGCGCTGTGTACCAATTTTGGCGCGATCCTGTTGGCATTGGTAGATGGGCAGCCGCGTCAGCTCACGTTGCGCCAGCTGTTAGAGGAATTTCTCAAGTTCCGAGAACAGACGCTGACGCGGCAATATACCTACGAATTGGGTGAGGCAGAAAGACGCATTCACATTGTGGAAGGGTTGCTGGCATCTTTAGCCGAGTTGGATGCAGTGATTGAAATTCTCCGGAATGCTGCCGATGGCAGCACCGCCAAGTTAAGGCTACAAGAACGGTTGAATATCAGTGAGGTTCAGGCGGATGCTATTTTGTCAATGCCCTTGCGACGCCTCACTGGCTTGGAACGGCAAAACTTACAAGGTGAGTTTAACGAGTTGTCAGAGAGAATTCATCTGTTGCAACTGTTGCTAAGCGATCGCCGCGAACTCCTGAAAGCCTTGAAAAAAGATTTGCGATCGCTCAAACGCAAATTCACCGATCCGCGCCGTAGCAAGATCCTAACTGAAGCGAAAGAATTAAAGACTCAGCCAACAGAGAAAAAACCCGACTCAAAAGACAAAAGTCACAAGTCAGAAGCCAAATCTACTCAAGCCGCACTCCTGACTCCTGAACACTTAGAAGAAGAGGCAGTTTTGGAGTTTACCCAGCGCGGATATGTCCGGCGCATCCCTAAAAATGGAAATAAATCCGCGTCTGGAAAAGGCGATAGCAGCAGTCGTCCAGATGATTTTATCGTCAAAACTCAGGTGACTAGCACCCAAGCCGAGTTAGTCGTACTCAGCAGCGGCGGCAAAGCTTACCCCGTCAAGGTGGGTGAGATTCCGCCAACCGGGAAGCAATCGCGGGGAACGCCGCTAATCGGCTTGCTGTCCAACTCAGCTCAAACTGCGGCAGAAACGATTGTCTCCAACTTTTTTCTGCCTGAAAATCCGCAAAGTGCCGATCTAATTTTGCTTAGCGAACAGGGGAGAATCAAGCGCCTGCCTCTGGTAGAACTGGCTAACCTTACCAGTCGCGGCATCACGCTCATGAAACTGAAAGAAGACGATCGGTTAAAGTACGTCAATCTGGCTAAAACCGGCGAACAGCTCGTTTTGGCGACTGGGGGCGGACGTTTGCTGCGGCTTCAAGTCAACGACGATCATCTACCCTTGATGGGACGCACGACGATGGGGGTGCAGGCAATGCGGCTGCGGCGTTCCGAGCAACTGGTAGGAGCCTTAACGCTGGGGGATGATGAGAATATTTTAATCGTTTCCCAGTTGGGGTATGCCAAACGCCTGCCGATGAGTACAATCCGACTGGCAAATCTTGGCGACCTTGGCACTCAGGCACTGCATTTTACCAGCAAAACAGATGCTTTGGCAGCGATGGTCGCGGCTCCAGCAAAGTCTCAGATCGTCCTTCTGACAAGCGCCCAGCGAGTGGTGCGAATGCCAGTAAATTCAGTGCAGTTGCGAGGGAAAGATGGAACAGGCGATCGCATCCTGGAATTAAACCCGGACGAAAAAATTATTACTGTCGTCCTTTGTTCGTAG
- a CDS encoding response regulator: MKTVLIVEDDPINARVFSKILSKRGGLAVKHTENVEEVMQIAQSGEADIILMDVSLAHSVYQGKSVDGIKITQMLKADPQTASLPIILVTAHAMEGDRENFLKQSGADAYISKPVVDHQLFVDQIKALLPQ; encoded by the coding sequence ATGAAAACCGTTTTGATTGTAGAAGACGATCCGATTAATGCTCGGGTTTTTTCTAAGATTCTGAGCAAGCGGGGCGGTTTGGCAGTTAAGCATACCGAAAACGTGGAAGAGGTGATGCAAATTGCCCAATCCGGTGAGGCTGACATTATTTTGATGGATGTTTCCCTGGCCCATAGTGTTTACCAGGGTAAGTCGGTTGATGGCATAAAAATCACGCAGATGTTGAAGGCTGACCCGCAAACTGCTAGTTTGCCTATTATCCTGGTTACGGCTCATGCGATGGAGGGCGATCGCGAAAATTTCCTCAAACAGAGTGGTGCCGATGCCTATATTTCTAAACCAGTTGTCGATCATCAACTGTTTGTGGATCAAATCAAGGCATTGTTGCCACAATAA
- a CDS encoding response regulator, giving the protein MKTVLIVEDDPINVRVFSKILTKRAGLQVKHTENVEEVIQIAQAREVDIILMDVSLTNSFYQGKSVDGIKITQLLKANPQTAALPIILVTANAMEGDRENFLQQSGADEYISKPVVDHQLFVEQIMALIPQK; this is encoded by the coding sequence ATGAAAACCGTTTTGATTGTAGAAGACGATCCGATTAATGTTCGGGTTTTCTCTAAAATCCTGACAAAGCGAGCCGGTTTGCAAGTGAAACATACTGAAAATGTAGAAGAAGTAATCCAAATTGCCCAAGCTAGGGAGGTTGACATTATTTTGATGGATGTTTCCTTAACAAACAGTTTTTACCAGGGTAAATCGGTTGATGGCATAAAAATTACCCAACTATTAAAAGCTAACCCGCAAACTGCCGCTCTACCGATTATTCTGGTGACAGCTAATGCGATGGAAGGCGATCGCGAAAATTTCCTCCAGCAAAGTGGTGCCGACGAATACATTTCTAAACCAGTTGTCGATCATCAACTGTTTGTGGAGCAAATCATGGCACTGATACCACAAAAGTAG
- a CDS encoding DMT family transporter encodes MIFLTNFFNWITNFKGELAALSAAFLWAIASLVYSRLGRQIPPLELNLFKGIIAIAFLVLTLLLQGQLLPEINPTALTLLLLSGVLGIGLGDTAYFAAINCLGARRTLILETLAPPLTAVLALVFLQEQLTAAAWCGILLTILGVVWVVTERVPNSTAESKHLTMRGISWGLLAAVAQATGAVLSRTALIQSSISPLWSTLVRLGAGVLVLLLWKLLGQRQVNGWLKPLQSWRIVGVIAITAFFSTYLGIWLQQISLKFAPAGIAQTLSSTSPLFVLPLAVWMGDVVSFRAILGVLVALGGVAVLFSLR; translated from the coding sequence ATGATATTTTTAACAAATTTTTTTAATTGGATTACAAATTTTAAAGGAGAACTGGCGGCACTCAGTGCCGCCTTTTTATGGGCGATCGCTTCGCTGGTTTACAGCCGCTTGGGACGGCAAATCCCACCCCTAGAACTGAATTTGTTTAAAGGGATAATTGCGATCGCGTTCCTTGTCCTCACCCTACTTTTGCAAGGACAGCTACTACCTGAAATCAACCCCACTGCACTAACATTGCTGCTACTCAGTGGTGTCCTCGGCATTGGATTGGGAGATACGGCTTATTTTGCAGCCATCAACTGCCTGGGTGCAAGGCGTACCTTGATATTAGAAACCCTAGCACCCCCCTTAACAGCCGTGTTAGCGCTAGTCTTTTTACAAGAACAACTGACGGCTGCTGCTTGGTGCGGCATTTTATTAACCATTTTGGGCGTCGTCTGGGTGGTGACGGAACGAGTGCCTAATTCCACCGCTGAAAGCAAGCATCTGACGATGCGGGGAATTAGTTGGGGTTTACTGGCAGCAGTAGCACAGGCAACAGGTGCCGTCCTCTCGCGGACAGCCCTCATCCAATCGAGTATCAGCCCCTTGTGGAGTACCTTGGTGCGCTTGGGGGCAGGGGTTCTGGTGCTACTGCTGTGGAAGTTGCTGGGACAGCGTCAAGTCAACGGCTGGCTTAAACCGTTGCAGTCTTGGCGCATTGTAGGAGTCATTGCCATAACCGCTTTTTTCAGCACCTATCTCGGCATCTGGTTGCAACAAATTTCTCTGAAATTCGCCCCCGCAGGAATTGCCCAAACCCTAAGTTCTACTAGCCCTTTGTTTGTCTTGCCTCTAGCGGTTTGGATGGGTGATGTTGTCAGTTTTCGAGCTATTTTAGGCGTTTTAGTTGCCTTGGGCGGTGTCGCAGTGTTATTTAGCCTTCGGTAG
- a CDS encoding LysR family transcriptional regulator, with protein sequence MNEINKSRMKLSQIRALVAVADYGNFSEAALQLEVSQSAISHAIASFEEELGVVLLARGRYGARLTPVGERVTAHARKLLQLLEAMEKEANLEKGLQGGNVRVACFRSVATHILPTAIARFRACFPNITVSIVDGDDYSRVGDALRAGYADIGFIYLPAGNEFETWEILRDDYVLLLPPTTNLSSAKVTWKQLATYPLIISSGIPCNEWIRKYLVIAEYPLNIAYEIKEDSTIVSMVEQGLGAAILPRLAAEPVPTGVRVCSLPAPLERVIGVAVLANALHTPAVYAFLDAIRNTGRFAAKAAV encoded by the coding sequence ATGAATGAAATCAATAAAAGCCGGATGAAGCTTTCCCAGATTCGTGCTTTAGTCGCAGTGGCAGACTACGGCAACTTCAGCGAAGCCGCCTTGCAGTTGGAGGTATCGCAGTCAGCAATCAGTCATGCGATCGCAAGTTTTGAAGAAGAATTGGGAGTCGTCTTGCTGGCTCGCGGGCGTTATGGAGCGCGTCTCACCCCAGTTGGAGAGAGGGTTACGGCTCATGCTCGTAAATTGCTACAGCTTTTGGAAGCAATGGAGAAGGAAGCCAATTTAGAAAAAGGCTTACAGGGTGGAAACGTGCGGGTTGCCTGTTTTCGGAGTGTAGCGACTCATATACTCCCGACAGCGATCGCTCGATTTCGCGCTTGCTTCCCGAATATCACCGTAAGCATCGTTGATGGTGATGACTACTCGCGGGTAGGAGACGCTTTACGTGCAGGTTATGCCGATATTGGCTTTATCTACTTACCTGCTGGTAATGAATTTGAAACTTGGGAAATCTTACGAGATGATTACGTTCTCCTACTCCCGCCTACAACTAATTTAAGTAGTGCCAAAGTTACTTGGAAGCAGTTAGCCACATATCCTTTGATTATTAGTTCCGGCATTCCCTGCAATGAGTGGATTCGCAAATACTTGGTAATCGCAGAATACCCGCTCAACATTGCTTATGAAATCAAAGAAGATTCAACTATCGTCAGCATGGTGGAGCAGGGTTTAGGGGCAGCAATTCTCCCTCGTCTGGCTGCCGAACCTGTACCCACTGGGGTGCGCGTGTGCAGCCTGCCAGCACCTCTAGAGCGAGTAATTGGGGTAGCGGTTCTCGCAAATGCCCTTCATACTCCAGCCGTCTATGCATTTCTAGATGCTATCCGGAATACAGGACGCTTTGCGGCTAAAGCAGCGGTTTAA
- a CDS encoding class I SAM-dependent methyltransferase: MSKKALGLDDQLYDYLLSSSLREPEILRRLREETANHPYARMQISPEQGQFMALLVQLIGAKKTLEVGVFTGYSSLCVALALPPDGKIIACDVSEEFTSVARRYWQEAGVADKIDLRIAPALETLDRLLAQGEAQTFDFAFIDADKSNYDGYYERSLQLVRPGGLIAIDNVLWSGRVAAPQDRDNSTQNIRALNEKLHRDERVSISLVPIADGLTLAVKR; encoded by the coding sequence ATGTCAAAAAAGGCCCTAGGGTTAGATGACCAGCTTTACGATTACCTACTTTCTTCATCCTTGCGAGAACCAGAGATTCTTCGCCGTCTGCGGGAAGAAACGGCAAATCATCCCTACGCCAGGATGCAGATTTCCCCAGAACAAGGGCAATTTATGGCGCTGTTGGTTCAGCTAATTGGGGCAAAGAAAACCCTGGAAGTGGGCGTATTTACTGGCTACAGTTCTTTGTGCGTGGCTTTGGCACTTCCCCCAGACGGCAAGATTATTGCTTGCGATGTCAGTGAAGAGTTTACCTCGGTAGCGCGGCGCTATTGGCAGGAAGCTGGGGTGGCGGACAAGATCGATCTGCGAATCGCACCGGCGCTGGAAACACTGGATCGGCTATTGGCACAGGGGGAGGCACAAACGTTTGATTTTGCGTTCATCGATGCTGATAAGAGTAATTATGACGGGTATTATGAGCGATCGCTCCAGCTGGTGCGTCCCGGTGGTTTAATTGCCATCGATAATGTCTTGTGGAGTGGACGAGTTGCCGCTCCTCAAGATCGGGATAACAGTACCCAGAATATCCGAGCTTTGAACGAAAAATTGCACCGCGACGAACGAGTTTCTATCAGTCTCGTCCCCATAGCAGATGGATTGACCTTAGCGGTTAAGCGATAA